One stretch of Bos indicus x Bos taurus breed Angus x Brahman F1 hybrid chromosome 22, Bos_hybrid_MaternalHap_v2.0, whole genome shotgun sequence DNA includes these proteins:
- the LOC113880834 gene encoding cathelicidin-5 isoform X1 yields MGSRGGQGIVGDGETISSPCTGDKIHSLPCSPVRQQQELRQVQLMPWEEGRDGVGQEGSRLNFCIRAQTGHKGGSLRLGGGRLGTMETQRASLSLGRWSLWLLLLGLVLPSASAQALSYREAVLRAVDQLNEKSSEANLYRLLELDPPPKEDDENPNIPKPVSFRVKETVCPRTSQQPPEQCDFKENGLLKECVGTVTLDQVGSNFDITCAVPQSVGGLRSLGRKILRAWKKYGPIIVPIIRIIG; encoded by the exons ATGGGGTCTAGGGGAGGTCAAGGTATTGTAGGAGATGGAGAAACCATTTCTTCACCTTGCACAGGAGACAAAATTCACTCACTGCCCTGCAGTCCCGTGAGGCAACAGCAGGAGCTGAGGCAAGTCCAGCTCatgccctgggaggagggcagggatggggtgggTCAGGAAGGCTCCCGGTTGAACTTTTGCATCAGGGCCCAGACTGGGCATAAAGGAGGATCCCTCAGGTTGGGAGGAGGCAGACTGGGGACCATGGAGACCCAGAGGGCCAGCCTCTCCCTGGGGCGCTGGTCACTGTGGCTACTGCTGCTGGGACTAGTGCTGCCCTCGGCCAGCGCCCAGGCCCTCAGCTACAGGGAGGCCGTGCTTCGTGCTGTGGATCAGCTCAATGAGAAGTCCTCAGAAGCTAATCTCTACCGCCTCCTGGAGCTAGACCCACCACCCAAGGAGGAC GATGAGAACCCAAACATCCCGAAGCCTGTGAGCTTCAGGGTGAAGGAGACCGTGTGCCCCAGGACGAGCCAGCAGCCCCCGGAGCAGTGTGACTTCAAGGAGAATGGG CTGCTGAAAGAGTGTGTGGGGACAGTCACCCTGGACCAGGTCGGGAGTAACTTTGACATCACCTGTGCTGTG CCCCAGAGTGTCGGGGGACTTCGAAGCCTGGGTAGGAAGATATTACGTGCTTGGAAGAAGTATGGCCCAATTATTGTTCCAATAATCAGAATAATTGGGTGA
- the LOC113880834 gene encoding cathelicidin-5 isoform X2, which yields MGSRGGQGIVGDGETISSPCTGDKIHSLPCSPVRQQQELRQVQLMPWEEGRDGVGQEGSRLNFCIRAQTGHKGGSLRLGGGRLGTMETQRASLSLGRWSLWLLLLGLVLPSASAQALSYREAVLRAVDQLNEKSSEANLYRLLELDPPPKEDDENPNIPKPVSFRVKETVCPRTSQQPPEQCDFKENGPQSVGGLRSLGRKILRAWKKYGPIIVPIIRIIG from the exons ATGGGGTCTAGGGGAGGTCAAGGTATTGTAGGAGATGGAGAAACCATTTCTTCACCTTGCACAGGAGACAAAATTCACTCACTGCCCTGCAGTCCCGTGAGGCAACAGCAGGAGCTGAGGCAAGTCCAGCTCatgccctgggaggagggcagggatggggtgggTCAGGAAGGCTCCCGGTTGAACTTTTGCATCAGGGCCCAGACTGGGCATAAAGGAGGATCCCTCAGGTTGGGAGGAGGCAGACTGGGGACCATGGAGACCCAGAGGGCCAGCCTCTCCCTGGGGCGCTGGTCACTGTGGCTACTGCTGCTGGGACTAGTGCTGCCCTCGGCCAGCGCCCAGGCCCTCAGCTACAGGGAGGCCGTGCTTCGTGCTGTGGATCAGCTCAATGAGAAGTCCTCAGAAGCTAATCTCTACCGCCTCCTGGAGCTAGACCCACCACCCAAGGAGGAC GATGAGAACCCAAACATCCCGAAGCCTGTGAGCTTCAGGGTGAAGGAGACCGTGTGCCCCAGGACGAGCCAGCAGCCCCCGGAGCAGTGTGACTTCAAGGAGAATGGG CCCCAGAGTGTCGGGGGACTTCGAAGCCTGGGTAGGAAGATATTACGTGCTTGGAAGAAGTATGGCCCAATTATTGTTCCAATAATCAGAATAATTGGGTGA
- the LOC113880835 gene encoding cathelicidin-6, with protein sequence METQRASLSLGRWSLWLLLLGLALPSASAQALSYREAVLRAVDQFNERSSEANLYRLLELDPPLKEDDENPNIPKPVSFRVKETVCPRTSQQPAEQCDFKENGLVKQCVGTVTLDAVKGKMNVTCKELQSVGRFKRFRKKFKKLFKKLSPVIPLLRLG encoded by the exons ATGGAGACCCAGAGGGCCAGCCTCTCCCTGGGACGGTGGTCACTGTGGCTACTGCTGCTGGGACTAGCGCTGCCCTCGGCCAGCGCCCAGGCCCTCAGCTACAGGGAGGCCGTGCTTCGTGCTGTGGATCAGTTCAATGAGCGGTCCTCAGAAGCTAATCTCTACCGCCTCCTGGAGCTAGACCCACCTCTCAAGGAGGAC GATGAGAACCCAAACATCCCGAAGCCTGTGAGCTTCAGGGTGAAGGAGACTGTATGCCCCAGGACAAGCCAGCAGCCCGCAGAGCAGTGTGACTTCAAGGAGAATGGG CTGGTGAAGCAATGTGTAGGGACAGTCACTCTGGATGCAGTGAAAGGCAAAATGAACGTCACCTGCAAGGAG TTGCAGAGTGTTGGAAGATTTAAACGATTTCGTAAGAAGTTTAAGAAACTCTTTAAGAAACTTTCTCCAGTCATTCCGCTACTCCGTTTGGGGTAA
- the LOC113880452 gene encoding cathelicidin-3-like, translating into METQRASLSLGRWSLWLLLLGLALPSASAQALSYREAVLRAVDQLNERSSEANLYRLLEPSPPSLGHTVEDPGARKPVSFRVKETVCPRPSLQPPEQCDFKENGVLKEYGVTVTVDHWNDVFT; encoded by the exons ATGGAGACCCAGAGGGCCAGCCTCTCCCTGGGGCGCTGGtcgctgtggctgctgctgctgggactAGCGCTGCCCTCGGCCAGCGCCCAGGCCCTCAGCTACAGGGAGGCCGTGCTTCGTGCTGTGGATCAGCTCAATGAGAGGTCCTCAGAAGCTAATCTCTACCGCCTCCTGGAGCCATCTCCTCCCAGCCTTGGCCACACT GTGGAGGACCCGGGAGCTCGAAAGCCTGTGAGCTTCAGGGTGAAGGAGACCGTGTGCCCCAGACCGAGCCTGCAGCCCCCAGAGCAGTGTGACTTCAAGGAGAATGGG GTGCTGAAAGAATATGGGGTGACAGTCACCGTGGACCATTGGAACGATGTATTCACGTAA